One Gopherus flavomarginatus isolate rGopFla2 chromosome 13, rGopFla2.mat.asm, whole genome shotgun sequence DNA window includes the following coding sequences:
- the LOC127033664 gene encoding zinc finger protein 317-like, whose amino-acid sequence MRAGRCDSAWSCGAVGASPGPEEGLCPWSSGHAQIAVGETFINRPVRGPGSAPAAELQPPGCRMTSMFRSSSSHPPTGEGREMAPEEPVQRPVTFEEVAVYFTGEEWALLDPAQRALCRDIMQQNHENVTSLDQRSSRSPKWTPRLPSTRRLSPQANISCECSKGSPPASLYSFTANSSCVWFFDKQLPEPGVHNKTKRGITTRQGEEPSLKRIMGSSSSSACSYRCQLGVVVRGVVRCYWCGALLCSLLVGITRLHACVPSCAAPALRK is encoded by the exons ATGCGCGCGGGGCGTTGCGATTCTGCCTGGTCCTgcggggccgttggagcctctcccgggcCGGAGGAGggtttgtgcccttggagctctgggcatgcgcagatcgcggTGGGAGAGACCTTCATTAACCGCCCCGTGCGCGGCCCAGGCTCCGCCCCTGCTgcggagctgcagcctccag gctgcagaatgacgtccatgtttcgctccagctcatcccatcctcccacgggagagggaagagaaatggctccAGAGGAGCCTGTTCAG aggccagtgacctttgaggaggtggctgtgtatttcaccggggaagagtgggctctgctggaccctgcCCAGAGAGCTCTCTGCAGAGACATCATGCAGCAGAACCATGAGAATGTGACGTCACTGG accagaGAAGCAGCCGCTCGCCAAAATGGACCCCCCGCCTTCCCTCCACACGCcgcctctctcctcaagcaaacattagctgtgagtgttccaaagggagcccccctgcctccctctactcattcacagcaaacagtagctgtgtttggttttttgataagcagctcccggagcccggagttcacaacaaaacaaagagaggcatcacaacaagaCAAGGAGAGgaaccttcacttaaaaggattatggggagttcttcttcgagtgcttgctcatatcgatgcCAATTAGGtgttgttgtcagaggtgttgtcagatgctactggtgtggtgctctgctctgctctctccttgttggtatcactcggctgcatgcgtgtgttccctcttgtgctgccccagctctgcgcaaatag